The Haloplanus sp. GDY1 genomic sequence GTCGACACCGAAACCGAAGAGCGCATCCAGGAGAGCCTCGACCGCCTCGTCGAGGACCGCACCGCGTTCGTCATCGCCCACCGCCTCTCGACCATCCGCGACGCCGACCGCATCGTCGTCATGGAGGACGGCGAAATCGTCGAGTCGGGGACACACGCCGACCTCCTCGCCGACGAGGGCGACTACGCCGCCCTCTGGCACGCCCAGTCCGACACCGCGACCGTCGCCGACGACTGACGGATACGCTTATCCCGATTACGGCCCCAGTGTCGGCCATGAGCCGAGCAGTGCCCGACGGCTGGCTGAAAACCGGACGCCGGGAGTACGAGAACCGAACCGTCGAGGTCGAGGTGAAGTTCCAGCCCACGCCCGATCGGAGCGGCGACTTCGAGGTGTGGATCGTCGACGAGGAGGCCGGGGAGTCGACGGCCGTCGACAACGTCCAGCCCACCGAGGCCGACGTCCGCGAACTCGCGAAGGACGTGATGGACGCCTTCACCGCGGGCTACGAGGCGGCCGTCGACGACGGCGCCGACGAGGACGCGGCGATCGAACGAGGGATCGACCGCGCTCTCGACGAGAACCGCGCCTGACGGCGACGAGGGAACGCCCTTTACCCTCCCCCGCGTCCGACGACGCATGGCCGACGATCAGCCCCGTCCCTTCCGCGTCGACGCCGAGGTGTCTCCCGGAGAGAAGCGGCAGTTCCGCGTCGAGGTGAGCGAGACGTATCTCGGCGACCCGGTCGAACTTCCCGTGACGATCATCAACGGCGCGGCGACGGGGCCGCGCGTCTTCATGACCGCGGCGATCCACGGCGACGAACTCAACGGCGTCAAGGTGTTACAGGAGGTCGCGGATCGCTACCGTCCTGGCGACCTCCACGGGACGCTCGTCCTCCTCCACGTCGTGAACGTCCCCGGCTACCACGCTCAGCAGCGATACCTGCCCATCTACGATCAGGATCTCAACCGCTCGTTCCCGGGCAAGGAGCGGTCGAACACCGCCGAGCGGATGGCTCACCGCGTCTATCAGCGGTTCGTCAGCCAGTGTGACCTCGGCCTCGACTTCCACACGTCGACCCGGAACCGGACCACGATGTACCACGCCCGGGCCGACGTCGACGACCCGGCGGTCGAACGACTCGCCGAGGCCTTCGGCACCAACGTCATCCTCTCCGGCGAGGGTGACGAGGGGTCGCTCCGCGGCGTCGCCTCCCGGAACGGCGTCCCGACGCTCACCGTCGAGATGGGGAAGGCCCACCGGTTCCAGCCAGGCCTGATCGAGAAGGCCCTCGACGGCGTCGAGAGCGTCCTCGCCGAGTACGGCGTCTATCCCGACGGGACCGTGACCGAACCGGCCTGGCGGAAGGTCATCGGTCCGACCGAGGAGAAACGTTGGCTGCGGGCGGATACGGGGGGACTGGTCGACATGACGTGGGGGCCGAATCCGCTCGTCCACGCGGGCGAGACGATCTGTACCATCTCCGATCACTTCAAGGACGAGGAACACGCGGTGGAGGCGCCCTTCACCGGCCTGATCGTCGGCGTCCTCGAGAACCCCGTCGCCCTTCCCGGCCACCCCCTCTGTCACCTCGTCCGGATCAGCGACGAGACGCGCGAGGAGATCGAGCGCGAGATCGGTCGCGGGGAGTTCGACGGCTACCGCTCCTACGGGCAGCGGTGGATGGCCGACGAGGAGGCGGCCGAGTGAAAGCGGGCCCGGTCCACCGAAGACGTCGACGTCCTCATCGAACGGATCGACGAGGAGACCGCCGAGCATCAAGCGCTGGGTCGAATACATCGAATCCGAGCCCCCCGAGACGTGGGGACCACAGCAGAACGCGGTCGTCAACGACCGACTCGATGCGGCCCAGAGCGTACGGACGTCGGCTTCCCACCAGCAGCACGTGGAAGACGCGGCGGCGAAAATCCTCGAAGTGAGCGACGCGTCCGACGACGATTCGGAGTAGACGGGGGCCCTGAGAGCCGTACATCGTCCTCGAAGCGAGCGGTGCTGCGACGAATGGAAAGCCAAGGGCCGGATTTGAACCGGCGATGGGCGGCTCTGCAGGCCGCTGCGTTAGGCCGGACTCTGCCACCTTGGCGCACCGAACACTATCCGCGTCCGTCGCTTAAGCCTAGCGGTCGCTGTCGGAGTCGAACGGCGGCGACGGGGAGCCCCGTCGCTCGTGGGTACGAAAACTGCAGTATGAGTGGTGAGGCGGCGAACCGAGACTCCCAGAGGGTCGCCCACTCCAGTACTGCTCGATACGCAGGCGGGCTTAACGTCCGTGTTCGGGATGGGTACGGGTGTGTCCCCGCCGCTCTGGCCGCCTTCATGCCGACCGACGGAATCGAACCGCCGTCACACCAGGGTCGGTCCGTCCGAAACCGTATGTACGTGCGATCCAGTTAGCGCCTGGACCCGACAGTCAAATCGGATCACAGTGCGATGTCCAATGAATGTGGCTCGGACTGTTAGTGCTCGCGGGCTGAACGCCTCGTTGCCTCGGCGCGTACACCCCGAGTCTATCTAACTCGTCTTCTACGAGTGTCCTCGGTGGTACCTCTTTTCCAGGTGGGTTTCGAGCTTAGATGCGTTCAGCTCTTACCCCGTGGTGCGTGGCTGCCCGGCAACTGCCCTTTCGGACAACCGGTACACCAGTGGCACCCAGGCGGAGTTCCTCTCGTACTATACGCCTGTTCCCGTCAGGTACCGTCACACCCCCAATAGATAGCAGCCGACCTGTCTCACGACGGTCTAAACCCAGCTCACGACCTCCTTTAATAGGCGAACAACCTCACCCTTGCCCGCTTCTGCACGGGCAGGATGGAGGGAACCGACATCGAGGTAGCAAGCCACTCGGTCGATATGTGCTCTTGCGAGTGACGACTCTGTTATCCCTAAGGTAGCTTTTCTGTCATCCACGGGCCCCATGAATGAGCCTCGTGGGTTCGCTAGACCACGCTTTCGCGTCAGCGTTCCTCGTTGGGAAGAACACTGTCAGGCCTCCTTGTGCTCTTGCGCTCTCTTCCGGGTTTCCGACCCGGATGAGGAGACCATCGGGCGCGCTCGATATCTTTTCGAGCGCGTACCGCCCCAGTCAAACTGCCCGGCTACCGGTGTCCTCCGCCAGGAGTGAGAGTCGCAGTCACTACCGGGTAGTATTTCAATGCTGGCTCGGTGGCCCGCTAGCGCGGGTACCTGTGTACCGCCTCCTACCTATGCTGCACAGTAGCGACCACGTCTCAGCGACAGCCTGCAGTAAAGCTCTATAGGGTCTTCGCTTCCCCTTGGGGGTCTCCAGACTCCGCACTGGAACGTACAGTTCACCGGGCCCAGCGTTGGGACAGTGGCGCTCTCGTTGATCCATTCATGCAAGCCGCTACTGAAGCGGCAAGGTACTACGCTACCTTAAGAGGGTCATAGTTACCCCCGCCGTTGACGGGTCCTTCGTCCTCTTGTACGAGGTGTTCAGATACCCGCACTGGGCAGGATTCAGTGACCGTACGAGTCCTTGCGGATTTGCGGTCACCTATGTTGTTACTAGACAGTCGGAGCGCCCGAGTCACTGCGACCTGCTCTTGCACAGAGCAGGCATCCCTTATTGCGAACGTACGGGACTAACTTGCCGAATTCCCTAACGCCGGTTGCTCCCGACGGGCCTTGCCTTTCGCCGGCAGAGCACCTGTGTCGGATCTCGGTACGATCACCACACTCGTCTTTTCACGGGCTCTAGGTACGACCGATTTACACTATCTCAGGGTTCGGCCGCTTCCTGCCGTTACGGCTTCCACGGCGGTACCTGATTCGACCGGGCGAGAACCCGGCTCGGTTGTCCCCAAAGCGTCGACTTTCAGCGTGTGGTGGCACTGGAATGTTAACCAGTTTCCCCGTTGTCCCGGTCGAGTTACGGCGGGACTTAGGATCGGCTAACCCTCGGCTGATTAGCAGTGCCGAGGAACCCTTGCTCGTAAGGCCGTCGGGTGTCACACCCGACTATCGCTGCTACTGTGACCAGGATTATCGTCACCACTCGGTCCACGCGAACTCTCGCCCGCGCTTCCGTCCGAGCGGCGTGCCAGCCTACGCGATGTCCCTGTGATGGGACCGGATAGGTCTCGGTGGTGGATTTGAGCCCCGATCATTTTGGGCGCCCCGAACCTCGGCCGGTAAGCTGTTACGCTTTTCTTAGAGGGTAGCTGCTTCTAAGCTCACCTCCCGGCTGTCTAGGGCTCGGGACCACCTTCGATCGCACTTAA encodes the following:
- a CDS encoding succinylglutamate desuccinylase/aspartoacylase family protein, yielding MADDQPRPFRVDAEVSPGEKRQFRVEVSETYLGDPVELPVTIINGAATGPRVFMTAAIHGDELNGVKVLQEVADRYRPGDLHGTLVLLHVVNVPGYHAQQRYLPIYDQDLNRSFPGKERSNTAERMAHRVYQRFVSQCDLGLDFHTSTRNRTTMYHARADVDDPAVERLAEAFGTNVILSGEGDEGSLRGVASRNGVPTLTVEMGKAHRFQPGLIEKALDGVESVLAEYGVYPDGTVTEPAWRKVIGPTEEKRWLRADTGGLVDMTWGPNPLVHAGETICTISDHFKDEEHAVEAPFTGLIVGVLENPVALPGHPLCHLVRISDETREEIEREIGRGEFDGYRSYGQRWMADEEAAE